In a genomic window of Halalkalicoccus sp. CG83:
- the purS gene encoding phosphoribosylformylglycinamidine synthase subunit PurS, translated as MTGYTAIVTVRLKAGVLDPEAETTRRALERLEFELEDLRAADRFEIDLDADSPEAAKRRASEMADRLLANPTIHDYAVEVERRE; from the coding sequence ATGACCGGATACACCGCGATCGTCACGGTCCGGCTGAAGGCGGGCGTGCTCGACCCGGAGGCCGAGACGACGAGGCGGGCGCTCGAACGCCTCGAGTTCGAACTCGAGGACCTCCGGGCGGCCGACCGCTTCGAGATCGACCTCGACGCCGACTCGCCGGAGGCCGCGAAACGGCGCGCGAGCGAGATGGCCGACCGTCTGCTGGCGAACCCGACGATCCACGACTACGCCGTCGAGGTCGAGCGCCGAGAATGA
- the purQ gene encoding phosphoribosylformylglycinamidine synthase I, producing MTVVIVRFGGSNCDRDAKRAFDEIDVESEIVWHEDGLPEGTTGVLLPGGFSYGDYLRAGAMAARSPIVREIRAAAERGVPVLGVCNGAQIGSEGGLAPGAFTTNESARFQCERVHLRVENAATPWTDAYEEGEVIELPIAHGEGRFEMSDDRLSALEADGRVLFRYCDAEGRVTDASNPNGSAANVAGVLGERRNVAVLMPHPERAALPELGGTDGQGILAGFA from the coding sequence ATGACGGTCGTCATCGTTCGTTTCGGCGGGAGCAACTGCGACCGGGACGCGAAGCGCGCGTTCGACGAGATCGACGTCGAGAGCGAGATCGTCTGGCACGAGGACGGCCTCCCGGAGGGGACGACGGGCGTCCTGCTGCCCGGCGGCTTCTCCTACGGCGACTACCTCCGGGCGGGCGCGATGGCCGCCCGGTCGCCGATCGTCCGGGAGATCCGAGCGGCCGCCGAAAGGGGGGTTCCGGTTCTCGGGGTCTGCAACGGCGCACAGATCGGCTCCGAGGGCGGGTTGGCGCCGGGGGCGTTCACGACCAACGAGAGCGCTCGCTTCCAATGTGAACGCGTCCACCTGCGCGTCGAGAACGCCGCGACGCCGTGGACGGACGCCTACGAGGAAGGGGAGGTGATCGAACTGCCGATCGCCCACGGCGAGGGCCGCTTCGAGATGAGCGACGACCGCCTGTCGGCGCTCGAGGCCGACGGACGGGTGCTGTTTCGCTACTGCGACGCCGAGGGACGCGTGACCGACGCGTCGAACCCCAACGGATCCGCGGCCAACGTCGCCGGCGTCCTCGGCGAGCGACGAAACGTGGCGGTGTTGATGCCGCATCCGGAACGGGCGGCGCTTCCGGAGCTCGGCGGCACGGACGGCCAGGGGATCCTCGCCGGGTTCGCCTGA
- a CDS encoding archaeosine biosynthesis radical SAM protein RaSEA, with translation MSQPSPEVYEQGRGMDAHNEVMRSIRAQKDRTYDPHEPTRVWIDEDNTPDGVRQSLTIILNTGGCRWARAGGCTMCGYVAESVEGGSVSHEALMDQIEVCLDHEREEADEESPLIKIYTSGSFLDEREVGASSREAIAETFGDRERIVVESLPDFVERGKLADFTDQGLATDVAVGLETATDRVRHDCVNKYFDFEEFVAASEAAADAGAGIKAYLLCKPPFLAEPEAVEDMKRSIRRCAEHAHTVSMNPTNVQRYTMVDELHFRGGYRPPWLWSVAEILESTADVDAIVVSDPVGHGSERGPHNCGECDDRVQRAIKDFDLRQDPSVFEQVSCECEATWEAVMARETSFNMPLDR, from the coding sequence ATGAGCCAGCCGAGCCCCGAGGTCTACGAACAGGGTCGCGGGATGGACGCGCACAACGAGGTGATGCGCTCGATTCGTGCGCAGAAGGACCGAACGTACGACCCTCACGAGCCGACGCGGGTCTGGATCGACGAGGACAACACGCCCGACGGCGTCCGCCAGTCGCTGACGATCATCCTCAACACCGGCGGCTGTCGGTGGGCGCGCGCCGGCGGCTGTACGATGTGTGGCTACGTCGCCGAATCGGTCGAGGGCGGCAGCGTGAGCCACGAGGCGCTGATGGACCAGATCGAGGTCTGTCTCGACCACGAACGCGAGGAAGCCGACGAGGAGAGCCCGCTGATCAAGATCTACACGTCGGGGAGCTTCCTCGACGAGCGGGAGGTCGGGGCGAGTTCGAGAGAAGCGATCGCGGAGACGTTCGGCGACCGAGAGCGCATCGTCGTCGAGAGCCTGCCGGACTTCGTCGAGCGCGGGAAGCTCGCGGACTTCACCGATCAGGGGCTCGCGACTGACGTCGCGGTCGGCCTCGAGACCGCGACCGACCGGGTGCGCCACGACTGCGTGAACAAGTACTTCGACTTCGAGGAGTTCGTCGCCGCCAGCGAGGCCGCGGCGGACGCCGGCGCGGGGATCAAGGCGTATCTGCTCTGTAAGCCGCCGTTCCTGGCCGAACCCGAGGCCGTCGAGGACATGAAGCGCTCGATCCGCCGATGTGCGGAACACGCCCATACGGTCTCGATGAACCCCACGAACGTTCAGCGCTACACGATGGTCGACGAACTCCACTTCCGGGGCGGCTACCGGCCGCCGTGGCTCTGGTCGGTGGCGGAGATCCTCGAGTCGACCGCGGACGTCGACGCGATCGTCGTGAGCGATCCGGTCGGCCACGGCTCTGAACGGGGCCCGCACAACTGCGGAGAGTGCGACGACCGCGTCCAGCGCGCGATCAAGGACTTCGACCTCAGACAGGACCCCTCGGTGTTCGAACAGGTATCCTGTGAGTGTGAGGCGACGTGGGAGGCGGTGATGGCCCGGGAGACGAGCTTCAACATGCCGCTCGATCGGTGA
- a CDS encoding ABC transporter substrate-binding protein translates to MHTREFWVLDDDDRELVERLAVGLGETAARVLAYLILRREREEITNAPATQLAVRIGTETNRTAVADALSRLEGRSLVSTTTARGGGRGRPPKAWHVPDGPEATVERVYERHAEELLERASTLLADGTGELDPTGDPDGSAATVGLNWRPNGLHVPFHAAADLEGDRWERLSMELAHYRGSRRALDAVLSDDVDAGVVGAATVVRARAADKPVVPIAVLYQRAMTALYTTREAFGEPLSSVDQLRGRRIGTPAGSETDVLCRLFVSQTAIAETIEFVDTGGEERKALRSGTVDVVTGSFSDPRRLELEGSTVDSILVADHFPIYGPTLVVHEETLFDRTALLGRLLERTIHGWADACYRPDDAVRAIAAGSDETPEEVRRTFERAVEEFATADAVRDHGWGWQRAETWERIETALRQGELLHDTAR, encoded by the coding sequence ATGCACACGCGCGAGTTCTGGGTCCTCGACGACGACGACCGGGAGCTCGTCGAGCGACTGGCGGTGGGGCTCGGCGAGACGGCGGCTCGCGTCCTCGCCTACCTGATTCTGCGTCGCGAACGGGAGGAGATCACGAACGCGCCGGCGACGCAGCTCGCCGTGCGGATCGGGACGGAGACGAACCGCACGGCCGTCGCCGACGCGCTCTCGCGGCTCGAGGGGCGCTCGCTCGTCTCGACGACGACGGCCCGAGGTGGCGGCCGTGGACGGCCGCCGAAGGCGTGGCACGTCCCCGACGGACCGGAGGCGACCGTCGAACGCGTCTACGAACGACACGCCGAGGAGCTCCTGGAACGGGCGTCGACCCTCCTCGCGGACGGCACCGGAGAACTGGATCCGACCGGCGACCCCGACGGGTCCGCCGCCACGGTCGGGCTCAACTGGCGACCGAACGGCCTCCACGTTCCGTTCCACGCCGCGGCCGACCTCGAGGGCGATCGGTGGGAGAGGCTTTCCATGGAGTTGGCACACTATCGCGGATCGCGCCGGGCGCTCGATGCCGTTCTCTCCGACGACGTCGACGCCGGCGTCGTCGGCGCCGCGACCGTCGTCCGCGCGCGGGCGGCCGACAAGCCAGTCGTTCCGATCGCGGTCCTCTACCAGCGGGCGATGACCGCCCTCTACACCACCCGAGAGGCGTTCGGCGAGCCGCTGTCGAGCGTCGACCAGCTTCGCGGCCGTCGGATCGGGACGCCGGCGGGATCCGAGACGGACGTGCTCTGTCGGCTGTTCGTCTCGCAGACGGCCATCGCCGAGACGATCGAGTTCGTCGACACGGGCGGCGAGGAGCGCAAGGCGCTTCGCTCCGGGACGGTGGACGTCGTCACGGGCTCGTTCTCGGATCCACGACGGCTGGAACTCGAGGGATCGACGGTGGACTCGATCCTGGTCGCCGATCACTTCCCCATCTACGGGCCGACGCTGGTCGTCCACGAGGAGACGCTGTTCGATCGAACCGCGTTGCTCGGGCGACTTCTCGAGCGGACGATACACGGCTGGGCGGACGCGTGCTATCGGCCCGACGACGCCGTTCGAGCGATCGCGGCGGGGAGCGACGAGACGCCGGAGGAGGTACGTCGAACGTTCGAACGGGCGGTCGAGGAGTTCGCCACGGCCGACGCCGTCCGTGACCACGGCTGGGGCTGGCAGCGTGCCGAGACCTGGGAACGAATCGAGACGGCGCTCCGACAGGGAGAGCTCCTTCACGACACCGCCAGATAG
- a CDS encoding AAA family ATPase — MRATVKPASVEADDGVVALDRGTLAELGLENGGFVRIDDGDGPGTVARATADPVDITDGGGPVVRIGERLRREAGVDVGDRVAVEPAEARAAERITIALPSDLDPRPEVGLSVREGLVDRVVTSGRTVSVRPGYGSVSRRSQWRLPVEIVETEPDGLVVVEDWTDIVVSESPAEGLSADDAPDPRTSAVTYEDVGGLDDELERLRELIELPMRHAGLFERLGVEPPRGVLLHGPSGTGKTLLARAVAGELDVRVETLSGPEIVSRSYGEEDPLGAAFEAVRGEEPALVLLDEIDAIASDREGAGEPERRITARLLSLMDETRERITVLGTTNRVDDLDPALRRPGRFDREIEIGVPNAEERREILGLHTRGTTLAEEVDLDRYADHTHGFVGADLEDLVREAAMHAARRVRPAFESDEDAEASAVEPIRLTVDDFEAALRGTEPSALRELFVDVPDVSWDDVGGFEDVKERLRETVQWPLEHADAFERVDLRPAKGVLLYGPPGTGKTLLAKAVANEAESNFISIKGPELFDKFVGESEKGVREVFSKARENAPTVIFFDEIDALAGERGREEGGANVGERVVSQLLTELDGLEALEDVVVIATTNRPDLIDSALLRPGRLDRHVPITVPDADARREILRIHTREKPLADEVSIETLVERTDGFVGADLEALCREAAAAAVRGYVRTTREGPTGVDVGSIELTGDHFERAFEEIELSRTNRDRLD; from the coding sequence ATGAGGGCCACGGTCAAACCGGCGTCCGTGGAGGCCGACGACGGCGTGGTGGCGCTCGACCGCGGAACGCTGGCGGAACTGGGGCTCGAGAACGGCGGGTTCGTCCGCATCGACGACGGGGACGGCCCTGGGACGGTAGCGCGGGCCACGGCCGACCCCGTCGACATCACGGACGGCGGCGGACCGGTCGTCCGGATCGGCGAGCGGCTGCGTCGCGAGGCCGGCGTCGACGTCGGGGATCGGGTGGCCGTCGAACCGGCGGAGGCGAGGGCGGCCGAACGGATCACGATCGCTCTGCCGTCGGATCTCGACCCCCGGCCGGAGGTCGGTCTCTCGGTGCGGGAGGGGCTCGTCGATCGGGTCGTGACGAGCGGGCGGACGGTCTCCGTTCGCCCCGGCTACGGCTCCGTCTCGAGACGATCGCAGTGGCGTCTCCCGGTCGAAATCGTGGAGACGGAGCCGGACGGGCTGGTCGTCGTCGAGGACTGGACCGACATCGTAGTCTCGGAGTCACCCGCGGAGGGGCTCTCGGCCGACGACGCGCCCGATCCGCGGACGTCGGCCGTCACCTACGAGGACGTCGGCGGTCTCGACGACGAACTCGAGCGACTGCGGGAGCTGATCGAACTGCCGATGCGCCACGCCGGGCTGTTCGAGCGCCTGGGCGTCGAACCTCCGCGGGGAGTGTTGCTGCACGGCCCGTCCGGGACCGGCAAGACGCTGCTCGCGAGGGCCGTCGCCGGCGAACTCGACGTTCGCGTCGAGACGCTGTCGGGTCCCGAGATCGTCTCGAGGAGCTACGGCGAGGAGGATCCGCTCGGAGCCGCGTTCGAGGCGGTCCGGGGCGAGGAGCCGGCGCTCGTCCTCCTCGACGAGATCGACGCGATCGCGTCCGATCGCGAGGGCGCCGGCGAGCCGGAACGGCGGATCACCGCCCGGCTGCTCTCGCTCATGGACGAGACGCGCGAACGGATCACCGTGCTCGGTACGACCAACCGGGTGGACGATCTCGATCCCGCACTCAGGCGCCCGGGACGGTTCGACCGGGAGATCGAGATCGGCGTCCCGAACGCCGAGGAGCGCCGGGAGATCCTCGGGCTCCACACGCGCGGAACGACGCTAGCCGAGGAGGTCGATCTCGACCGCTACGCCGACCACACCCACGGCTTCGTCGGCGCGGACCTGGAGGATCTCGTGCGCGAGGCCGCGATGCACGCGGCGAGACGGGTCCGTCCGGCGTTCGAGTCCGACGAGGACGCCGAGGCGAGCGCCGTCGAACCGATCCGCCTGACCGTCGACGACTTCGAGGCGGCGCTTCGGGGGACGGAGCCGTCGGCGCTCCGGGAGCTGTTCGTCGACGTCCCCGACGTCTCGTGGGACGACGTCGGCGGGTTCGAGGACGTCAAGGAACGGCTCAGGGAGACCGTCCAGTGGCCTCTGGAGCATGCGGACGCCTTCGAGCGGGTCGACCTCCGACCCGCGAAGGGTGTGTTGCTCTACGGCCCGCCGGGCACGGGCAAGACCCTGCTCGCGAAGGCCGTCGCCAACGAGGCCGAGTCGAACTTCATCTCGATCAAGGGCCCCGAACTGTTCGATAAGTTCGTCGGCGAATCGGAGAAGGGGGTCCGCGAGGTGTTCAGCAAGGCTCGCGAGAACGCCCCGACGGTGATCTTCTTCGACGAGATCGATGCGCTCGCGGGCGAACGCGGCCGTGAGGAGGGCGGCGCGAACGTCGGCGAGCGCGTCGTCTCCCAGCTGTTGACCGAGCTCGACGGGCTCGAGGCGCTCGAGGACGTCGTCGTGATCGCGACGACCAACCGGCCGGATCTGATCGACTCCGCGCTCCTGCGTCCGGGTCGCCTCGACCGACACGTCCCCATCACCGTCCCCGACGCCGACGCCCGCCGCGAGATCCTCCGGATCCACACGCGTGAGAAGCCGCTCGCCGACGAGGTCTCGATCGAGACGCTCGTCGAGCGGACCGACGGCTTCGTCGGAGCCGACCTCGAGGCGCTCTGCCGAGAGGCGGCGGCCGCGGCGGTCAGGGGGTACGTCCGGACGACGAGGGAGGGTCCGACCGGTGTCGACGTCGGATCGATCGAGCTGACGGGCGACCACTTCGAACGCGCATTCGAGGAGATCGAGCTGAGCCGAACCAACCGCGATCGCCTCGACTGA
- a CDS encoding pyrroloquinoline quinone-dependent dehydrogenase, whose translation MSIDDDRAVKAAQDTVVRETDNGYRVLGAPEKSVTHQHDIDRIPEVDVTQEMLNETAENPESWLLYGGGYEHHRYTTCEVITKDNVSDLELEHDMSVGAGSSMEGTPLIVPGDPPIMYQSNGPNHIKAIDPREGDVLWSYTYAVPNDVVLCCDDNNRGPGVFGDKVFMTTLDSGVVALDRYTGEEEWYHGTADHERGYSATWAPMIYDGTLYTGSAGGEYGVRGFHTAIDTESGDEVWSINVSPETEWVGDSIEQSSCTNWMTATIDHENGRIYMPIGNPGPDFDGSVRPGPNRNSAGTLCLDLETGEELWFHQESAHDIWDYDSAMPRILIRDVEVRGKTRDVVVSVGKTAWLYTMDAETGELLVRSEPGAQQLNMFRMIPHIDEGRRVPFMPGGMGGNDWQPGCYNPELGITYHKLHNSFQEAWWRFEEFEAGKKYWGGILEDETEAVPDDYNGHISVITAFDPLTGETAWQDWIDSDVYLWGGTMATKTGLMFAGTQNGNLVGYDGESGERLWEFDAGDAPISGDPVSWYDPGTEKQYLAIQVGGSGWLRRGERDDRLLVFSMEE comes from the coding sequence ATGTCAATAGACGACGACAGAGCCGTGAAAGCGGCACAGGATACGGTTGTACGGGAGACGGACAACGGCTACCGAGTTCTCGGCGCGCCCGAGAAGTCGGTCACTCACCAGCACGACATCGACCGCATCCCCGAGGTGGACGTCACCCAGGAGATGCTGAACGAGACCGCGGAGAACCCCGAGAGCTGGCTGCTCTACGGCGGTGGCTACGAACACCACCGCTACACGACGTGTGAGGTCATCACGAAGGACAACGTCTCGGACCTCGAACTCGAACACGACATGTCGGTCGGCGCCGGCTCGAGCATGGAGGGGACCCCGCTGATCGTGCCGGGAGACCCGCCGATCATGTACCAGTCGAACGGCCCGAACCACATCAAGGCGATCGACCCCCGTGAGGGCGACGTCCTCTGGAGCTACACGTACGCGGTGCCCAACGACGTGGTACTCTGCTGTGACGACAACAACCGCGGCCCCGGCGTCTTCGGCGATAAGGTGTTCATGACGACGCTCGACTCGGGCGTCGTCGCGCTGGATCGCTACACCGGCGAGGAGGAGTGGTACCACGGCACCGCCGACCACGAGCGTGGCTACTCCGCGACGTGGGCGCCGATGATCTACGACGGGACGCTCTACACGGGAAGCGCCGGTGGCGAGTACGGGGTCCGGGGCTTCCACACCGCCATCGACACCGAGAGCGGCGACGAGGTCTGGTCGATCAACGTCTCGCCGGAGACCGAGTGGGTCGGCGACAGCATCGAGCAGTCCTCCTGTACCAACTGGATGACCGCGACGATCGACCACGAGAACGGGCGGATCTACATGCCGATCGGCAACCCCGGGCCGGACTTCGACGGCTCGGTGCGTCCGGGCCCGAACCGCAACAGCGCCGGGACGCTCTGTCTCGACCTCGAGACGGGTGAGGAGCTGTGGTTCCACCAGGAGTCCGCCCACGACATCTGGGACTACGACTCGGCGATGCCCCGCATCCTGATCCGCGACGTCGAGGTCCGGGGCAAGACCCGCGACGTCGTCGTCTCGGTCGGCAAGACGGCGTGGCTCTACACGATGGACGCCGAGACCGGCGAACTGCTCGTCCGGAGCGAACCGGGCGCCCAGCAGCTCAACATGTTCCGGATGATCCCCCACATCGACGAGGGGCGACGCGTTCCGTTCATGCCCGGCGGCATGGGCGGCAACGACTGGCAGCCCGGCTGCTACAACCCCGAGCTCGGCATCACCTACCACAAGCTCCACAACTCCTTCCAGGAGGCGTGGTGGCGCTTCGAGGAGTTCGAAGCAGGCAAGAAGTACTGGGGCGGCATCCTCGAGGACGAGACCGAGGCGGTCCCCGACGACTACAACGGCCACATCAGCGTCATCACGGCGTTCGATCCGCTGACGGGTGAGACCGCCTGGCAGGACTGGATCGACAGCGACGTCTATCTCTGGGGCGGCACGATGGCGACCAAGACGGGACTGATGTTCGCGGGCACGCAGAACGGCAACCTCGTGGGCTACGACGGCGAGTCGGGCGAGCGCCTCTGGGAGTTCGACGCGGGCGACGCGCCGATCTCCGGCGACCCGGTGAGCTGGTACGACCCCGGCACCGAGAAGCAGTATCTCGCGATCCAGGTCGGCGGCAGCGGCTGGCTGCGCCGCGGCGAGCGCGACGACCGGCTGCTCGTCTTCTCGATGGAGGAGTAA
- a CDS encoding DUF2270 domain-containing protein translates to MDENETFDPETQDAREVAAKAGQEPTDFLSLLPHYYRGEVGQMSTAISRLDLTIDWAIGVIAAVLALSFASVDSPPYFLLIGMLALTIFLVFDVRRYRSFDATRSRVRMIEENVFANAFNPEGSVHREWRSELADDLRKPTLKVSVREAITRRLRRVYLPLLSVLLVTWLFRISLFVPGERWFETAAVPGVPGAVVVVIVLSYYLVSLAVTLWPTSRQAKGEYHAVEPGEWKRDE, encoded by the coding sequence ATGGACGAAAACGAGACGTTCGACCCCGAAACGCAGGACGCCCGCGAAGTGGCTGCGAAAGCGGGACAGGAGCCGACGGACTTCCTCTCCCTGCTTCCTCACTACTACCGAGGAGAGGTGGGTCAGATGTCGACGGCGATCAGCCGCCTCGATCTCACGATCGATTGGGCCATCGGCGTCATCGCCGCCGTGCTCGCGCTCTCGTTCGCCTCGGTCGATAGCCCGCCGTACTTCCTGTTGATCGGTATGCTCGCGTTGACGATCTTCCTCGTGTTCGACGTCAGACGGTATCGATCGTTCGACGCGACGCGGTCTCGAGTGCGTATGATCGAGGAGAACGTGTTCGCCAACGCGTTCAATCCCGAAGGCTCGGTTCACCGGGAGTGGCGAAGCGAACTCGCCGACGACCTCCGAAAGCCGACCCTGAAGGTCTCGGTTCGGGAGGCGATCACCCGACGGCTGCGACGGGTCTATCTGCCGCTGCTAAGCGTCCTGCTCGTGACGTGGCTGTTTCGAATCAGCCTCTTCGTTCCGGGCGAACGGTGGTTCGAGACCGCGGCCGTACCGGGAGTTCCGGGCGCCGTCGTCGTCGTTATCGTCCTCTCGTACTACCTCGTCTCCCTCGCAGTGACCCTCTGGCCGACCTCACGGCAGGCCAAAGGGGAGTATCATGCCGTGGAGCCCGGGGAGTGGAAACGAGACGAATGA
- a CDS encoding class I SAM-dependent methyltransferase: protein MYYFGLYHWRERSRSLLLALCGLALAAVLRRSPVRGARFLGLFVALGSVDRASRPLSKLLRPAPWTLERYKYDALVAELPLEGASTVLDVGCGTGRSLVGLAPRIPDGCTVVGLDVFDDRVILGNAPLLARRNAREAGVDVTPVKGDAARMPVATDTQDVVTACRVLHDLPAEDVGPALREAHRVCAPGGTLGVLELPIVPDGVDDPEAYWRSRVAEAGFSVERTKEVERPGGDEPYVLVVAEPSPSGW from the coding sequence GTGTACTACTTCGGCCTGTATCACTGGCGCGAACGGTCACGCTCGTTGCTGCTCGCGCTCTGTGGGCTGGCGCTCGCCGCGGTCCTCCGGCGCAGTCCGGTTCGCGGCGCTCGCTTCCTCGGGCTGTTCGTGGCGCTCGGCTCGGTCGATCGTGCGAGTCGCCCGCTCTCGAAGCTGCTCCGGCCGGCGCCGTGGACGCTCGAACGCTACAAGTACGACGCGCTCGTCGCCGAACTCCCTCTCGAAGGGGCGAGTACCGTCCTCGACGTCGGTTGCGGGACTGGACGGTCGCTCGTCGGGCTCGCACCGCGGATCCCCGATGGCTGTACGGTCGTCGGCCTCGACGTCTTCGACGATCGCGTCATCCTGGGCAACGCACCGCTGCTCGCGCGGCGAAACGCCCGCGAGGCGGGAGTCGACGTAACGCCCGTCAAGGGAGACGCCGCCCGGATGCCGGTGGCGACCGACACGCAGGACGTCGTGACGGCCTGTCGGGTTCTCCACGACCTGCCCGCCGAGGACGTCGGACCGGCGCTTCGGGAGGCCCACCGCGTCTGTGCGCCCGGGGGAACCCTCGGCGTGCTCGAACTGCCCATCGTCCCCGACGGCGTCGACGATCCGGAGGCGTACTGGCGCTCCCGCGTCGCCGAGGCGGGGTTCTCGGTCGAACGGACGAAAGAAGTCGAACGACCCGGTGGCGACGAACCCTACGTCCTCGTCGTCGCGGAGCCGTCGCCGTCGGGATGGTGA
- a CDS encoding amphi-Trp domain-containing protein, producing MAEDIDFPDKGTEHRKTITSGFFEREVHLSREETAAFLRHLADGIEDDTRITVSGEDWEIPFAYREPIEVEVEFSKQREGELEIEVEFTEAHDGGASGLDVS from the coding sequence ATGGCGGAGGACATCGACTTCCCGGACAAGGGGACCGAGCACCGAAAGACGATCACCAGCGGCTTCTTCGAGCGCGAGGTCCACCTCTCGCGAGAGGAGACGGCGGCGTTCCTCCGTCATCTCGCGGACGGGATCGAGGACGACACACGGATCACGGTCTCGGGAGAGGACTGGGAGATCCCGTTCGCCTACCGCGAGCCCATCGAGGTCGAGGTCGAGTTCTCGAAACAGCGCGAGGGCGAGTTGGAGATCGAAGTCGAGTTCACCGAGGCGCACGACGGCGGCGCGAGCGGCCTCGACGTGAGCTGA
- a CDS encoding ArsR/SmtB family transcription factor gives MSLIDVLGSTPRLKIVRELSHGPKYVSELTEAVGMDGKTAVHHLSTLEEADLVEHYHQGNRKYYRLVRTVELRIVPPPERTFILQANERADTPSAND, from the coding sequence GTGTCCCTGATCGACGTGCTGGGGAGTACGCCTCGACTGAAGATCGTCCGGGAGCTCTCCCACGGACCGAAGTACGTCTCCGAACTCACCGAGGCCGTGGGAATGGACGGAAAGACGGCCGTCCACCACCTCTCGACGCTAGAGGAGGCCGACCTGGTCGAACACTACCATCAGGGCAACCGCAAGTACTACCGGCTCGTCCGTACGGTGGAACTGCGCATCGTCCCGCCGCCGGAGCGGACGTTCATCCTCCAGGCGAACGAACGGGCCGATACGCCCTCGGCCAACGACTGA
- the fer gene encoding ferredoxin Fer produces the protein MDPEELPTYTVEYLNYQAIAEREWEIDDDDLFEKAAEADLEETDHGRFEINGTRYLLDAAEDEGHEWPFECRAASCANCTAILKEGELEMDMDLILTDEEVEERNIYLTCQSIPVSDEVKIVYNAMYLDYLQDRVIGVREV, from the coding sequence ATGGACCCCGAGGAGCTGCCGACGTACACGGTGGAGTACCTCAACTACCAGGCGATCGCCGAACGCGAGTGGGAGATCGACGACGACGACCTCTTCGAGAAGGCTGCCGAGGCCGACCTGGAGGAGACCGACCACGGACGTTTCGAGATCAACGGGACGCGCTACCTCCTCGACGCCGCGGAGGACGAGGGCCACGAATGGCCCTTCGAGTGTCGCGCGGCCTCGTGTGCGAACTGTACGGCCATCCTCAAGGAGGGAGAGCTGGAGATGGACATGGATCTGATCCTCACGGACGAGGAGGTCGAGGAACGGAACATCTACCTGACCTGCCAGAGCATCCCGGTCAGCGACGAGGTCAAGATCGTCTACAACGCCATGTATCTCGACTACCTCCAGGACCGCGTCATCGGCGTGCGAGAAGTGTAG